GCttccaagaacttgaagaatctcGTCCAGCGTCTTGTCACTGGGCTTGGTGGGCTTGACCAAATTGCGGAGCAAAGCAACGTTTTCAACGTGCCCGCAGCAGCTGATGAACACGGCAGTACGCCTGTCTGGGGCGACATCATTCGCCAGGAAAAATGCTTGGAGCCGGTCCACGTAACAGGGCCAGTCGTCTCCTCCTCTCTCAAACGGCTCGAGGTTGCCGAAACTTGGCATGGTGAACAGATGGCAGAGCGGTGCGGGAACGAATACTTACATGAAACTTCCTTTCATCCTCGTTGCCagttgttacatgtgtagattatCGGATGGCCAGTCAGTACTGACTACCGTGAACAGCAGGCCATCAGGCCCGTGAGGAACATGAGAACATGTTGAGCCCTTTGCCTAGAACGAACTGACTTCATTGTTTCCAAAACGACCACCTCCCGCTGTGCCAGGCTTCtcagctcaacacaactatcagcgccgTGTGGGGGCGCTGCACTTGAGCCAACATTGTAACAAGCACGTATTGTTTTCTGCTAGCGTGCATTTTTGTTGACCacgcctgcatttttttttctttctggtggCAGCGGCGAAGCCCTCGATTCCTTCGTGTTTGCGGCAAAATTAAGACTAAGCATTGCAGAAAAACATAACCGTTGAAAGCGCAAGCTAGCGAGCGCAGTAAAGGATCATCCCTCATTGCTTTGAAGAATAgcaagttccttgcatcccattgattgtatgttctgttaatccAAAACCCACTTAATTCGAAGATTCTCACGGTGGCAGTGATtttgaattaacgaggttttactgtatctTGGTTTGGCTATGCATTTGCAGAAAACACGACATCAAGCTACTGTTCAACAGAAAAAGAAGGTTGTTGAcaaacacttcaaaaaaaaaggaatcagGACCTCCTGTTTGGTGATGTTGGCAAAGAGAAGACGGAGGCAGAACATCTCAAAGAAAATATTAGTTTGCTCAGGGCTGAAAACGCCAAGCTATTGGAGCGCATTAGGATACTTGAAAAGGCTCTttgcaacaaaattttcaaaacaGGTTTGGTTATTTCCTTATAAATTATTGTCATGCACTGTTGCTACTGTTGTATACATAACTAGGTTGCAGTTTTCTTATATTGATCATTTAATTTTGCTGTAAAGCAGAATGCAGTCTactgtaattactcgaatctaacgcgcaccttttttccggttaagcaagttcataaatcgcatgcacgttagaatcgagtacgaacaaaaaaattatggtcaatctattgccatcagcaaatccaaaatggccgccccctacatgtgtcggcatggcgcgtcggccatttctgcctatgtgtttcccatgtgcggcacttcgtacgtgtgctgaggagttcgtcatctagtagtgcattagcatcgacggcgtggaagggccgactccaaaaactcgagtgcaccacgatgccgcttttaaaagaaaagtcatcgcgtgtgcttaaacggacggaaatcgggccgcatcgcggtcgttcggagtccccaaaacgtgcgtgtgggaccggcggaaacaaaagcaaaagattgtcgacagcaaagcttcacgcaaaggcttcagtggaccacagcagggtcggtttccgcaaattaaaaagctgctcggcgagtatgtgcttgagcagcgagcggcacagcggcccgtgacgacagaactgctccaaatgcgggctatgcaattagtcctaaaaaaaggtctaatgcggagccagtttaaagcaagcaggtgctggctaactaactttatgaagaggaaaggcttttccctccgaaggggaacatgcacatgcgaaaagttttgcggaggaatACGATGAAAAACTTTGAAAGTTTTTGAAAACGATGaaagttttcagaggttcgtcctaaacttgcggcgcaacaacggctacctgcttgggcaaatcgggaatgccgatcagacacctctttacttcgacatgcctggcaccacaaccgtcgagaagaaaggggcgaagcaagttcatgtgctgacatcggtccacggtaaaactacagtgacggcaatgctctgttacacgtcagaggAGCACAATCTTCGCCCGTGCCTCATATTGAAATGGAAGACGCTcacgaaaggagtcgttttttcgagtggtgtgatcatgcgggccagcgagaaaaatgggtgcgcgttgcaattgatgtcttacgttttttttttttttcgcggtggaaatcgggtgcccgttacaatcgagggcgcggtagaatcgagtaaatacggtaagcttATATCTCAAACTTGGCAGTGATGCACACATTATTCTAATCACTTGTGAGTATGCTTTTTCATACTGTCGCAGCATGGTGTACGGTAGTGTACATTAAAGAACACATGGTCAAACTTTCTGAAGCCCTCAACTTCGGTGTCCCTGATAATCGTATCATGACTTAGAAACGTAACACCCAGCCTATTATTCTACTTTCACATGGTATCTCTTCTGCATGCAATATTTGTCATGTTATTAGGCCTTGCTAGCTTGCACACCCTTGTCGATTCAGTCAGACCTAGGATGCAATTGTAATGAGGGTGCGATACGGTTCCTTTTTCTGCATGCTCTgcttttttattacagaaaaaaagcttgtgctttgcgaGTGTTGCAGCCACACACCGACATCATTAAAAGAAGCTGCACCTTTGCCACTATCGTGCACTGCTACCGTGCAACCACCATGTACCGCCGCCGTCCTGCCACCAGAAACTACAGCCGTGCGGCCGCCACATACTTCCACCGTGCAGCCACCACGCACCGCCACTATGACCAGGGGCAGCAGTGAAGTTTTTGATCACCAGCGAGTGGTCTTCGCAAGTGTGAGAGAGGACAATGACCAGCTGCCAGGGCAAATTATCAATTATGTGCCCACTGACGGAGAGGTATTGTAAAACTCTGTGTGCAAGCTTTGTCATAAGGGtgtctgcagtaatgagggaatGTGTATTGACATATTGTTAGTGTATACATTATCTTAAATTTGTTTTGTAGGTGCAAATGGACAGAGGAATCGCCATATTCGAGGGCGTTTATTGCCATCTCATGAGCACGAAAAGTAAAACTCTGTTTGTGTGTGAGGCGGCTGTGGCCATTTTTTCAACGGCAGGCCTAGTCGGCTGTTCCGTCAGTGGTGCAGCCTCCAACCTTACTAAAGGAAAGGTGAGAACTTCCTTGGACAAGGAAAAGTACACTGTGCTTTCTGGTAGGTAAAATTTCCCAGTTTGCCCAAAATTTATGAAAGTGATTGGCTGCATGCTTGTGCATGTCAGTAAATTCATTTGAGGCTCCACGTGTTGTAACTACTAAGGCTTCAAGCCTCGTATTTTTGCCTATTGGAGTTGGGTGCTAATATGCTAAAATCAATAAAATTAAAATATAAAGACAGCAATATTACTCGTACTTATTTGTCATATTTACTCTTTTGTTTTGACGTAATTGTCACTAAATAAGTGTCTATAATATGCTTCGTTTTTgatcatgcagatttcttcaGTCATTACTTGATGAACTCGGTGCCAATTGGAGAGGTGGACGGAAAGATGAAGATCCTGAACAAGGTGCTCGCCAACAATATTAACGACCTCATGAAATCCAAAAATTTATTTATCAAGCATAAAATAAAAGATTTTGTCTTATTTTTGTGTTCATTTTCATTGTCCGTCTTGCTCGCTCTAATGCAGTGGCGAACCCACCAGTCGGCTAAGCACCAATGCCCTTGTGAGCTTCTACTATATAGGTTGGGGCACCTATATACTGGTGCACCTAGAGACTGGTGCACTTATGAACTGGTACACCAATAGACTGGTACAGCTGTCAATAACCTGATAGCCTATCAGTTTTTCTATCACAATTTTTGCTAGGGATACAGTGTTCAGGAAGCTTCAAGAATGCAGCAGATCATTTTGTGAAGATTGCGCCCATTTCACGAGCACTTCaggttattctggaacctacactgctgctagcgataacgctagaatgttcgatggcaagcgtataaatgccgacacgcttcgtcGCTTGTCAGTTTATCAATAGCCAACGCTCTGCTCGCCActttcagtgccagtgtcttgctgcaaTCTGACCTTCCTTTTATGTGGCCGCAAGTTCAGTCCAAATGAACAGTTTATTTGACCTGCAGTCTGCTCGCTTTGTCCActtcacgaccctgtgacaatatgcaCAATGCGTAAATTATATTGCAAAAGGAAGACATCTTGTTGCTCATCTGAACTGTACTGCTGCAGCTGTGCCTCGGGATTTTGTGAGACAGATTTTTGGCAGAAGCAAGAATAAATATGTTGGTTCCACTTAACCTCGCCACATCAAGAAAATGTGAAAACTTTGTATCATTCATAcctctatatatttttttaaacctGTTAATTTTCTATTCACGTATTCACATCATTGTTAACTATTTGTGTGTTTGTATGCAATGTTTTCTTGCATATTCAATGTTATGTAGCTATGGCATTTATAAGTACTGACTGTTTATTCGTACTAGGCAAGAACCGTTGAAAAATCTCAATAATCAAGAGTCCAAAAGAAAGGACTTGCCAGAAAAAAAGCAACTTTATTAGCCCAGTGGCCGGAAAAAAGTCAGTgcacgtctgcacacaagcacaaTTACAGGTTACTAGTCTGCCTGTATTTTAGCCAGTGTTTGACCATAATTTTAGGTCGTAGCACTGTTAAGGCCTACGCTAAATCTGCATAACATTGGTGTGGGTGGCACTTCAGCGGTGTCTTCATAAGCCGCTGCTCACCTATCGTTGCCCGGCGCTGCAAAAACTTCTAAGCAGCAACAGATTGAAGTCTCGCTACTTCAATCTAACAAATTATTTCAGCTTCTTCTGCCACCCTATGTGTCTTGTAATTTCTGAGTTCTTTTGTTAGTGCCAAGGTACAAATGGAACTGATAGCGTCGAAGCCATTTTATCAGGGCTTGGTTGTGAAGCAACAAACAAGAGAGCGAGATGCAAAACACGCTTGGCGACGGAAATAATGGACAAGCAAACTTTCAAATGCCAAAAGGAAACTAAGTCACGTCAATCTAGTTCGTGCTGTACAattcatgtttttttgtttgctgcaTACGTGCGGTCATTTCGAGCGATCACCAAGCTGATTCTGACTTGGCTTGGTTTGCAGTGTGGTTGTGGTAGTCATTCAATGAATACTTGGTCGAAAACAGCCATTAGGTGCAGTTGAAAAACGCATGGCCTTTGAAATCGACAATTCTAGTCGAGGCATTGACTTTACGCTGACACAATCTGTAGCCATAGCCACTGCAACCTtttagtgctggcaacctagTGAAAATATTGTAGAAACATTGTGGTCATGAGATTTGATGCCGCACTCGATCAGCCAGCCGGAGTGCAGAAAATCTGAACGGTGCACCTTGAGGTGTCTGAATTTTTGGTCCCGAGTTTAAACTACTTCAGTGGAACGAGTGGTAGTGACGGGGCGGTGTCCGAATAAATGAGCATGTTCGAATTTTTTGCTTTCGAAAAAAACTGTGGCCAGCTGTACATGTTGCAAAAAGAACAAAAGCTGTTAAGGCCAGTGCTCGTCTCTTTTATTCTTTGGGGGTCTGCCTGGCTTGCACTTAAGACTTCTCTATAAAAAGAATGTGCTTTTGTTACAGAcaattataaatatatatagacAGAGTGTGTATAAAAAGTATAagaaacaagttttttttctggCATGATTACATTGCAGGCACAGTTGCAACGCGGACGCACTGCAGTGGCAGATACAACCTCTCTGACGCACCAAATGCCAGTCGTCTGAGTGGTTTGTCTGGCTAGATCAAATTTTAGTGGACTCGTGTTGAGTGACTGTGCTAGTGCATAATGCAGTGACCTATTGAACAGCAACATGACTGAGTATCAACATTTGAGATTGCCTCACGATACATGACCACCTGACCTTAATTGAAGTCTCAACGATTCCCCAATTCCTTTACTGCACTGACTTAGCACCGGCAGACTCTTTCCTATTCCCTAAAGTGAAATCTACCTGCAATGGATGCCACCATGTCCCTTCAGAGAAACTTGTCTGCGTGTCCTTTTAGGGCTCCTAACATTGATTTGTTTGCAACTTTTTTACAAGAATTCGTTGCTTTGCTTGTGATCATATCGACATTGAAGCATAAGTGCTTTATTGCATTGTATAATCAATACTAGTGTAATAATGATGATTTTGTGTCGATCCAAACACCCACCTAAGTACAGAGACAAGCACCGCACAGCGTGGAAGTGTCCGAGACTACATGCGCTGAAGCATCGGTCACACTGAATGTGGTGATTTCAAATGGGGAGATCTGCGGGCGGTGAAGAATGAAACAATGTGAGGCCTTTGAGCATGTCCCCTTGAGATAGAAAGAGGACCACTACTGCCGTAAGCAGCCAAGACCACTGTGAGAGCAGCCTGGCACGAGAGTGACAGGGAAATGAATGATACTCCTCGCCGGGTGCCAGTTGGGTTACTGTGCGTGTCCCACAAATGTTCTCTGATGTCGACAATACTGCCCTTACTAATGGAACACACGCGCGACATCTGTTTGCATCGAATCAGAGATGTCGATTGGTGCTAATAACTTGGATGAGCATTCAttcttactttaaaaccaaatgtAAAATATTTTAGAGGCAACACTCTTCAATAATATTTGGTCATAAGTGCCTTTGCATGCTGGACTGTCAAGCACCTCAATCATCTCGAGTTTCCAAGTTTGCTGTCAATGGTCCTTTAAAAACCTTCCGTAATTCATCTACAAGGTTGCATTTAAGTAGTGAAAAAGCCATTTGCAAAACTGTGTATGTGCTCAATACTTCGAAAACTTTAGAATGAGTAAAGCAGCATCTTGAATAAACCTGTTTTTCTAAAATCTTTTCATATACACAAGGCTTATTAAGGTA
This genomic interval from Rhipicephalus microplus isolate Deutch F79 chromosome 10, USDA_Rmic, whole genome shotgun sequence contains the following:
- the LOC119180778 gene encoding uncharacterized protein LOC119180778 isoform X2, with amino-acid sequence MFLVFFNTFGLISSAPDEEKKLVLCECCSHTPTSLKEAAPLPLSCTATVQPPCTAAVLPPETTAVRPPHTSTVQPPRTATMTRGSSEVFDHQRVVFASVREDNDQLPGQIINYVPTDGEVQMDRGIAIFEGVYCHLMSTKSKTLFVCEAAVAIFSTAGLVGCSVSGAASNLTKGKISSVIT
- the LOC119180778 gene encoding uncharacterized protein LOC119180778 isoform X1: MFLVFFNTFGLISSAPDEEKKLVLCECCSHTPTSLKEAAPLPLSCTATVQPPCTAAVLPPETTAVRPPHTSTVQPPRTATMTRGSSEVFDHQRVVFASVREDNDQLPGQIINYVPTDGEVQMDRGIAIFEGVYCHLMSTKSKTLFVCEAAVAIFSTAGLVGCSVSGAASNLTKGKVRTSLDKEKYTVLSGR